The following proteins are encoded in a genomic region of Brachypodium distachyon strain Bd21 chromosome 1, Brachypodium_distachyon_v3.0, whole genome shotgun sequence:
- the LOC100840045 gene encoding 50S ribosomal protein L10, chloroplastic, which yields METSFLPTARPLPAFQTLAAAPRCPRPLRRSTIRAAITRGRKEDTVAAVREQLEGCYLLAGIRYEGLTVKQFQGIRDALPESCHLLVAKNTLVGKAIEGTPWEALKPCMKGMNAWLFVHTEEVPAALKPYRAFQKEERVEETNDFIGAVFEGKYYEPGDFKSLETMPSRAEVYSKLLGALNGPATSLVTTLQAPARDVVAVLSAYVRKLEEEAGAA from the coding sequence ATGGAGACCTCCTTCCTCCCGACGGCGCGGCCCCTCCCCGCGttccaaaccctagccgcaGCCCCACGCTGCCCCCGCCCCCTGCGCCGCTCCACCATCCGCGCGGCCATCACCCGCGGGCGCAAGGAGGACAcggtcgccgccgtccgcgaGCAGCTGGAGGGGTGCTACCTCCTGGCCGGCATCCGCTACGAGGGCCTCACGGTGAAGCAGTTCCAGGGCATCCGCGACGCGCTGCCGGAGTCGTGCCACCTCCTGGTGGCGAAGAACACGCTGGTGGGGAAGGCCATCGAGGGCACCCCCTGGGAGGCGCTCAAGCCGTGCATGAAGGGCATGAACGCCTGGCTCTTCGTCCACACCGAGGAGGTCCCCGCCGCGCTCAAGCCCTACAGAGCCTTCCAGAAGGAGGAGCGCGTCGAGGAGACCAACGACTTCATCGGGGCGGTGTTCGAGGGCAAGTACTACGAGCCCGGCGACTTCAAGTCGCTCGAGACAATGCCCAGCCGCGCCGAGGTCTACTCCAAGCTGCTCGGCGCGCTGAATGGGCCCGCTACCTCCCTCGTCACTACGCTGCAGGCGCCAGCCAGGGACGTCGTCGCCGTGCTCTCGGCCTACGTCCGCAAgctcgaggaggaggccggcgccgcctaG